Proteins encoded within one genomic window of Aerococcus viridans:
- the ftsA gene encoding cell division protein FtsA: MVQPEIFASLDIGTTSIKVVVAEYVNQQINVIGVGHERSQGLSRGVIVDIDKTVESIKRAIKKAEQKANYTINDVIVAVPSNQVNIEPCYGMIAVSNDNREITDKDVKNVLAAAKVRSVPAEREIISVMPEEFIVDGFDNIKDPRGMIGVRLELYASLVTGPKTLVHNIRRCVAMAGLNIRDLVVQSYANAYAAMSKSEREFGTILIDMGGGQTSVSVFHDDQLKFATVDHEGGELVTKDISTILNTSIENAEQIKLEYGYALPKDTNDSEFFPVETIGKANPERVSEHYLAEIIEARERQIFETLKKPLDKIEAFALPGGIIVTGGAASLPGVLDLAEEVFGHEVRYYIPEYVGLRNPIFTTAVGLIQYVAQLDDIHHLAQDNGQQVKVAPSTRTSHPAPARSEPVASTKQTESVDNYKQVNDDSENDKPSVSPSNTEQTYYEERPASQYDELNDETETGEEESPVDKIKNFFKDFFV; this comes from the coding sequence ATGGTTCAGCCAGAAATTTTTGCAAGTTTAGATATTGGAACCACTTCAATAAAAGTAGTAGTTGCAGAATATGTAAACCAACAAATTAATGTTATTGGAGTAGGTCACGAGCGGTCACAAGGACTCAGTAGAGGTGTGATTGTAGATATTGATAAGACTGTTGAGTCTATCAAGCGCGCAATTAAAAAAGCCGAACAAAAAGCAAATTATACAATTAATGACGTCATTGTAGCCGTTCCTAGTAATCAGGTGAACATCGAACCTTGTTACGGTATGATCGCAGTGTCAAATGACAACAGAGAGATTACAGATAAGGACGTCAAAAACGTTTTAGCGGCAGCAAAAGTTCGTTCAGTACCAGCTGAAAGAGAAATTATTTCAGTGATGCCGGAGGAATTCATTGTTGATGGCTTTGACAACATTAAAGACCCACGTGGTATGATTGGTGTCAGACTAGAGTTATACGCTAGTTTGGTCACTGGTCCAAAAACACTTGTTCATAATATTCGTCGTTGTGTGGCAATGGCAGGATTGAATATTCGGGACCTAGTTGTCCAATCTTATGCAAATGCATACGCTGCGATGAGTAAGAGTGAACGTGAGTTTGGGACAATCTTAATTGACATGGGTGGCGGACAAACAAGTGTGTCTGTATTCCACGATGATCAATTGAAATTTGCGACAGTTGACCACGAAGGTGGGGAACTTGTTACAAAAGATATCTCAACTATATTGAATACCTCAATTGAAAACGCTGAACAAATAAAATTAGAATATGGCTATGCTTTACCTAAAGATACGAACGATTCAGAATTCTTCCCAGTTGAAACGATTGGTAAGGCGAATCCAGAACGTGTGAGTGAGCATTACTTAGCTGAAATTATTGAAGCTCGGGAACGTCAAATATTCGAAACATTGAAAAAACCTCTAGATAAAATCGAAGCCTTTGCTTTACCAGGTGGCATTATTGTGACCGGTGGGGCAGCATCATTACCTGGTGTATTAGATTTAGCTGAAGAAGTGTTTGGCCATGAAGTGCGTTATTACATCCCAGAATATGTTGGTTTGCGTAACCCAATCTTTACCACAGCTGTTGGTTTAATTCAATATGTGGCACAGTTGGATGATATCCATCATTTAGCACAAGATAACGGGCAACAAGTAAAAGTCGCTCCAAGTACTCGGACTAGTCACCCAGCACCTGCTCGTAGTGAACCAGTTGCTAGCACAAAGCAAACAGAATCAGTTGACAATTACAAGCAAGTAAATGATGATAGTGAAAACGATAAACCTAGCGTATCGCCTTCTAATACTGAACAAACTTATTATGAAGAAAGACCAGCTAGCCAATACGATGAATTAAATGACGAAACTGAAACGGGCGAAGAAGAA
- the mraY gene encoding phospho-N-acetylmuramoyl-pentapeptide-transferase — MVLLFITTLVLTLVGMPFFIQFMREKQFGQVTRDEGPAWHKAKSGTPAMGGVVFLSAALVGLLVWSILTGQWHGEVWLLVGTMIFFGGIGFADDFLKIFKKQNEGLTSLQKLILQIVGSALIVLLMRVITFHVSIPFPFTTGITNVLFVFVFLLLWITGFSNAFNLTDGLDGLSSGLGVISFSTYALIAFRMGERGIGAFCIAIVASLLGFLFFNRKPARIFMGDAGSLALGALLAVISVMLGNPWSLLLIGFVYVVETASVIIQVTSFKLTGKRVFKMSPIHHHFEMIGWSEWKVDIIFWAVGLVTAIIGLLFF, encoded by the coding sequence ATGGTATTACTTTTTATCACGACATTAGTGTTAACATTAGTCGGCATGCCGTTCTTCATTCAATTTATGCGTGAAAAACAATTCGGACAAGTTACAAGAGATGAGGGGCCAGCTTGGCATAAAGCCAAATCTGGTACCCCAGCAATGGGTGGGGTAGTCTTTCTATCCGCAGCCCTAGTAGGTTTATTGGTTTGGTCTATACTGACCGGTCAATGGCACGGTGAAGTTTGGTTGTTAGTTGGGACAATGATTTTCTTTGGTGGCATCGGATTTGCTGATGACTTCTTAAAGATTTTCAAGAAACAAAATGAAGGCTTAACTTCACTACAAAAATTGATTTTACAAATTGTGGGTTCAGCTCTAATCGTATTATTAATGCGTGTAATTACCTTCCATGTGTCGATTCCATTTCCATTTACTACAGGTATTACAAATGTCTTATTCGTCTTCGTCTTCCTATTACTATGGATCACAGGCTTTTCAAATGCCTTCAATTTAACGGACGGACTTGACGGCCTATCATCAGGCCTTGGTGTAATCTCATTCTCAACTTATGCGCTTATCGCATTTAGAATGGGTGAACGAGGAATAGGAGCCTTCTGTATCGCTATCGTTGCCAGTTTATTAGGCTTCTTATTCTTTAACCGCAAACCAGCCCGTATCTTCATGGGAGATGCCGGGTCATTAGCCCTAGGTGCCTTACTAGCTGTTATTTCAGTAATGTTAGGCAATCCGTGGTCATTACTATTGATTGGATTCGTATACGTAGTTGAAACAGCTTCAGTTATCATCCAAGTCACTTCCTTCAAATTGACTGGGAAAAGGGTCTTTAAAATGTCGCCAATTCACCACCACTTTGAAATGATTGGATGGAGTGAGTGGAAGGTAGATATTATCTTTTGGGCAGTCGGTTTAGTCACAGCAATCATCGGCTTATTATTCTTTTAA
- the murD gene encoding UDP-N-acetylmuramoyl-L-alanine--D-glutamate ligase produces the protein MEASQWRESVRNKKILVLGLAKTGVSVVQHLQALGAIVTVNDFKPLEENKDAQALIEENNARVVAGGHPVSLLDEDFAFMVKNPGIPFNNPMVVRAQEIGLPVYTDIELADKMTDATIIGITGSNGKTTTTSLVGEMLGKAASLAGESYVGGNIGIPSLDIASKAEADDRLILELSSFQLMGTDAFQPHIAAITNIYAAHLDYHGSMDGYISAKWQITANQTTDDFLILNADQMDVFGDRTTKATVVPFSATTIQPDGAWFDQDSQNFIWHDEIVLNRKDFFLPGHHNLENMLVAVAIGKLLGISNEEIKNGVSTFHGVKHRLQFVAEIDGRRFYNDSKATNNDASITALDSFSQKQDNVIWLAGGLDRGNEVTELADHMDRVKGMVVFGQAADKFAGLGQNKGLTAIQQVEWIEEAVKAAYDMSAPGDTILLSPASASWDQYPNFEVRGDRYIKAIEDLGK, from the coding sequence ATGGAAGCATCACAATGGCGCGAATCAGTTCGCAATAAAAAAATATTAGTACTCGGACTTGCAAAGACTGGTGTTTCGGTCGTGCAACATCTACAAGCATTGGGGGCAATTGTTACTGTCAACGACTTCAAACCACTTGAAGAAAATAAAGATGCCCAAGCCCTAATCGAGGAAAATAACGCCCGTGTTGTTGCTGGCGGCCATCCCGTATCACTATTAGATGAAGACTTCGCCTTTATGGTGAAAAACCCAGGAATTCCTTTTAACAACCCAATGGTCGTTCGTGCGCAAGAAATTGGCCTACCCGTATACACCGACATCGAACTTGCAGATAAGATGACCGATGCCACAATTATTGGTATTACTGGATCTAACGGTAAAACAACAACTACAAGCCTAGTTGGCGAAATGTTAGGGAAAGCAGCTTCACTTGCAGGTGAAAGCTACGTTGGGGGGAACATTGGTATCCCGTCATTAGACATCGCTTCTAAAGCTGAAGCAGATGACCGGTTGATTTTAGAATTATCTTCCTTCCAATTAATGGGGACAGATGCATTCCAACCGCATATCGCAGCCATCACCAATATTTATGCAGCCCATTTAGATTACCATGGTTCAATGGACGGTTATATTTCTGCAAAATGGCAAATCACTGCCAACCAAACAACAGATGACTTTTTGATTTTAAATGCCGACCAAATGGACGTATTTGGCGACCGGACGACAAAAGCAACGGTAGTGCCTTTTTCAGCGACCACTATTCAACCTGACGGTGCTTGGTTCGACCAAGATAGCCAAAACTTTATCTGGCATGATGAAATTGTCTTGAACAGAAAAGACTTCTTCCTACCAGGACACCACAACTTAGAAAATATGCTAGTAGCCGTTGCTATTGGTAAATTACTAGGAATTTCAAATGAAGAAATCAAAAACGGCGTATCTACCTTCCACGGCGTGAAACACCGCCTACAGTTTGTTGCTGAAATCGATGGTCGTCGTTTCTACAATGATTCAAAAGCGACAAACAACGATGCCTCTATTACAGCCCTGGATTCATTTAGCCAAAAACAAGACAATGTCATTTGGTTAGCGGGTGGTTTAGACCGCGGGAATGAAGTGACTGAATTAGCCGATCACATGGACCGGGTGAAAGGTATGGTTGTTTTCGGCCAAGCAGCAGATAAATTTGCTGGCCTGGGGCAAAATAAAGGTTTAACAGCGATTCAACAAGTAGAATGGATTGAAGAAGCTGTTAAAGCTGCCTATGACATGTCAGCACCTGGTGACACGATTCTATTGTCACCAGCTTCAGCTTCCTGGGACCAATATCCAAATTTTGAAGTCCGTGGTGATCGTTATATCAAAGCGATTGAAGACTTGGGCAAATAA
- the ftsL gene encoding cell division protein FtsL — translation MAIFLLQDQVNIKMSAMPAERAIPNIPAYPEESQQAQPKQNVTALPANIPANKSKSRVKFSLMQKMLMTIAFLVMIAGLLGVTIMRANVNAASQQLQEVQQNAEDLGIQKENLTQEVHELSNYSRVVEIAEEQGLNMNEENIRNVE, via the coding sequence ATGGCAATATTTCTACTTCAAGACCAAGTAAATATTAAAATGAGTGCTATGCCGGCCGAAAGAGCCATTCCAAATATTCCGGCTTACCCAGAAGAAAGTCAACAAGCGCAACCAAAGCAGAATGTGACTGCTCTTCCGGCGAATATACCGGCCAATAAAAGTAAATCAAGAGTAAAATTCTCACTGATGCAAAAAATGTTGATGACAATAGCTTTTCTAGTTATGATTGCAGGACTATTAGGAGTGACCATTATGCGTGCTAACGTGAATGCAGCGTCACAACAGTTACAAGAAGTGCAACAAAATGCAGAAGATTTAGGTATTCAAAAAGAGAATTTAACCCAAGAAGTCCACGAATTATCAAACTACTCACGAGTAGTAGAAATCGCTGAAGAGCAAGGGTTGAATATGAATGAAGAAAATATAAGGAATGTGGAATAA
- the mraZ gene encoding division/cell wall cluster transcriptional repressor MraZ, with protein sequence MLMGEFQHNIDAKGRIIIPAKLREDLGAKFVITRGLDGCVFGYPLDNWEKIQEKLKQLPLAKKEARAFTRFFYSAAAEVEIDKQGRINVPSTLVDYANLEKECLVLGVSDRIEIWSKARWESVSSEIEESFEEIAEDMLDFGL encoded by the coding sequence ATGTTGATGGGTGAATTCCAACATAATATCGACGCCAAAGGGCGGATCATCATTCCAGCGAAATTACGTGAGGACTTAGGTGCTAAGTTCGTGATTACACGTGGCTTAGATGGGTGTGTTTTTGGCTATCCTTTAGACAATTGGGAGAAAATTCAAGAGAAATTGAAACAATTACCGCTAGCTAAGAAAGAAGCACGTGCTTTTACACGTTTTTTCTATTCTGCAGCGGCTGAAGTCGAAATTGATAAGCAAGGTCGTATTAACGTCCCATCAACCTTGGTAGATTATGCCAATCTTGAAAAAGAGTGTCTAGTCTTAGGGGTTTCTGACCGTATTGAAATTTGGTCGAAAGCAAGATGGGAAAGTGTTTCTTCTGAAATTGAAGAAAGCTTCGAAGAAATTGCGGAAGACATGTTAGATTTTGGCCTTTAA
- a CDS encoding penicillin-binding transpeptidase domain-containing protein, with the protein MKDSRKLKKNRKKTIRAMMGLAGFLLLIFGIRLTQIMVFGTVNGQDLSAQAQNLYDRSSILPAQRGTIYDVGGNPLAMDATSYSLYAVLTDKWSEPEDPQYVVDKENTAQALSQYIDLTTEEILERLNTQDASQVEFGTAGQDLTYAEMKAIDDQNLPGIMFNETPTRMYPNGVFASHLIGYAEYMEASTAIDSRLTGQMGLELSMDETLKGTNGRKSYQSSSTNVELSGTGQVEEEPTDGSDVYLTLDTRLQTYLETLMTEVYEKYEPTSMTAMLVEPETGEIVAASQRPTFNLETKEGIDDMWQNLLVEKAYEPGSTIKVLTVAAAIEEGVFDPNSFYDSSPVTMGDSTIADYNGVGWGVITELEGLSQSSNTLMIHLVKEMGYDVWESYIREFGLLQETGSGFANEASGSMNYEYEADKVTTGFGQGIYVTPYQMMQAFTAIANDGNMMKLQLVNRYEEDGTMQVVEPEVVSSPISKETANKTLEYLQSVVYADTGTGAAYDLDGYTVSAKTGTAEVFNLETNTYEAGLTKYLYSVVGFVPSEDPQYVLYITAEQPKSLETTASDMMTEIYTPLLTRALEYNALGDSESVVTATVPDVSGLTISEAQQTLSDASFVNVEVIGDGASILSQTPAANEEVSVTQPIFLMSDDANPTMPDFTGLNASASQALASLLGIEVELDGEGVVVGQSIAIGEQVNNNNTIVLQLAES; encoded by the coding sequence ATGAAAGACAGTAGAAAACTTAAAAAGAATCGCAAAAAAACAATTAGAGCGATGATGGGCTTGGCAGGTTTTTTACTACTCATATTTGGCATTCGTTTAACGCAAATAATGGTTTTTGGGACTGTGAACGGTCAAGATTTATCGGCGCAAGCCCAAAACCTATATGATAGAAGTAGCATATTGCCAGCACAACGTGGAACCATCTATGATGTAGGTGGAAATCCATTAGCAATGGATGCTACTTCTTATTCATTGTACGCAGTTTTAACGGATAAATGGTCTGAACCAGAGGACCCGCAATATGTAGTGGATAAGGAAAATACTGCTCAAGCCTTGTCGCAATATATCGACCTAACGACTGAAGAAATATTAGAACGACTGAACACCCAAGACGCTTCTCAAGTAGAATTTGGTACGGCAGGGCAAGACCTGACATACGCTGAGATGAAGGCCATTGACGACCAAAATCTACCTGGCATTATGTTTAATGAAACGCCAACTAGAATGTATCCAAATGGCGTCTTTGCCTCTCATTTAATTGGGTATGCTGAGTATATGGAAGCTAGCACTGCAATTGACAGCCGTTTGACCGGACAAATGGGCTTGGAACTGTCTATGGATGAGACCCTAAAAGGTACCAATGGCCGTAAATCTTACCAATCGAGTTCGACCAATGTTGAGTTAAGTGGGACAGGTCAGGTGGAGGAAGAACCTACCGATGGGTCTGATGTATACTTAACCTTGGATACCCGACTACAAACTTATTTAGAAACCTTGATGACAGAGGTTTATGAAAAATATGAACCAACGTCAATGACAGCTATGCTAGTTGAACCAGAAACTGGCGAAATTGTTGCAGCATCACAAAGACCAACCTTCAACCTAGAAACAAAAGAAGGGATCGACGATATGTGGCAAAACTTACTAGTTGAAAAAGCTTATGAACCAGGATCTACGATTAAAGTATTAACGGTAGCAGCAGCCATTGAAGAAGGGGTATTTGACCCAAATTCATTCTACGATTCAAGTCCCGTAACTATGGGCGATTCAACGATTGCCGATTATAACGGGGTTGGTTGGGGTGTGATTACCGAACTGGAGGGGTTATCACAATCATCAAATACCCTGATGATCCATTTAGTAAAAGAGATGGGTTATGACGTTTGGGAATCTTATATCCGTGAGTTCGGTCTACTGCAAGAAACGGGTTCAGGATTTGCCAACGAAGCAAGCGGTTCAATGAACTATGAGTATGAAGCAGATAAAGTAACGACTGGATTTGGCCAAGGGATTTATGTGACCCCTTATCAAATGATGCAAGCCTTCACAGCAATTGCTAACGACGGGAATATGATGAAATTACAATTGGTTAACCGTTATGAAGAAGACGGGACGATGCAAGTTGTTGAGCCAGAAGTAGTTTCATCACCAATTTCAAAAGAAACTGCTAATAAGACACTTGAATACTTGCAATCTGTTGTTTATGCAGACACAGGTACCGGGGCCGCTTATGACTTAGATGGTTATACAGTATCCGCTAAAACAGGTACAGCAGAGGTCTTCAATCTTGAAACCAATACATATGAAGCAGGTTTAACCAAATACTTGTACTCTGTAGTTGGTTTTGTCCCAAGTGAAGATCCGCAATATGTCCTATATATCACAGCGGAGCAACCGAAAAGCTTGGAAACGACTGCTAGCGATATGATGACAGAAATTTATACACCGCTATTAACAAGAGCGCTTGAATATAATGCCTTAGGTGATAGTGAGTCAGTTGTGACGGCAACCGTCCCTGATGTGTCAGGATTAACCATTAGTGAGGCGCAACAGACCCTATCAGATGCTAGCTTCGTCAATGTAGAAGTGATTGGTGATGGGGCAAGCATCCTCAGTCAAACACCTGCGGCAAATGAGGAAGTGTCTGTTACCCAACCAATCTTCTTGATGTCTGATGATGCAAATCCAACCATGCCAGACTTTACTGGATTGAACGCTTCAGCAAGCCAAGCCTTAGCTTCGTTACTAGGTATTGAAGTTGAACTTGACGGTGAAGGGGTTGTTGTTGGTCAGTCGATTGCGATAGGCGAACAAGTCAATAACAACAATACGATTGTGTTACAATTAGCGGAGTCTTAA
- a CDS encoding cell division protein FtsQ/DivIB, with protein MDWEEDERIRQEKRERRRRLHDKLAKNGRTDVDRRQDKSANKSNQDDLQNGVNSSHQYEDQDQAMLEKKQVASNINKQKSSKQKPVMKKAKQKPKWGLSKFNIKSKANSKKQKQLVTSNQGMPPVKKVKKSGPTNWKRMVLLLLPFVITLIVAGYYASPLNHVASITVEGVEDTESVNLYPLNEGMSVTDLKNSKGEVEQAIVNQNPSVKSATVNVSDWNKVAVNVSTYRQLGYIQIADFFYPLLENNEIIDTPLPSLEKALPLFEGYDIANKDQRAKLTETVKALSSLSDDIIQKTSFVTYTGDESNTDRIALQMVDGNVVRGFISSIGDRMSYYNGIASQLDGQTGLIDMEVAIYFTELNDGNNPYASEEEKKAYDESVAAESRAASESEASELEDSSSDSASESTDRSSNGSTSASDDESASSGEASQVESTDAQAASSNVEMGATSGNSVVESGSE; from the coding sequence ATGGATTGGGAAGAAGATGAGCGCATTCGCCAAGAGAAACGGGAGAGAAGACGCCGTTTACATGATAAATTAGCTAAAAATGGTCGAACAGACGTAGACAGAAGGCAAGATAAAAGTGCGAACAAGTCAAACCAAGATGACCTGCAAAATGGCGTGAATAGCAGTCATCAATACGAAGATCAGGACCAAGCTATGCTTGAAAAGAAACAAGTAGCGTCAAATATAAATAAGCAAAAAAGTAGCAAGCAAAAACCTGTGATGAAAAAAGCAAAACAAAAACCCAAGTGGGGATTGTCTAAATTCAACATAAAAAGCAAAGCGAATTCGAAGAAACAAAAGCAACTGGTGACAAGTAATCAGGGGATGCCTCCAGTTAAGAAGGTAAAAAAAAGTGGACCGACTAATTGGAAAAGAATGGTGCTATTATTGTTACCATTTGTAATTACATTAATTGTGGCCGGTTACTATGCTTCACCCCTTAATCATGTGGCTTCAATCACTGTTGAAGGTGTGGAGGATACAGAAAGCGTGAATTTATATCCCCTAAATGAAGGAATGTCAGTGACAGATTTGAAAAATTCTAAGGGTGAGGTGGAACAAGCTATTGTAAACCAAAATCCTTCGGTCAAGTCAGCAACTGTGAACGTATCGGATTGGAATAAAGTAGCTGTGAACGTGTCAACCTACCGCCAGTTGGGGTACATCCAGATTGCGGACTTTTTCTACCCATTACTAGAAAATAATGAAATCATCGACACACCACTGCCATCACTTGAAAAAGCGTTACCCTTATTTGAAGGGTATGATATTGCTAATAAAGATCAAAGAGCCAAGCTAACAGAAACGGTTAAGGCCCTATCAAGCCTGTCAGATGACATCATTCAAAAAACTTCCTTTGTGACTTATACAGGTGATGAAAGTAATACTGACCGGATTGCCTTACAAATGGTTGACGGGAACGTGGTGAGAGGGTTTATTAGCTCAATTGGTGATCGGATGAGTTATTATAATGGTATTGCCAGTCAATTGGACGGGCAAACGGGACTGATCGACATGGAAGTAGCCATTTATTTCACTGAATTAAACGATGGGAATAACCCTTACGCTTCAGAAGAAGAGAAGAAAGCTTATGATGAATCGGTGGCTGCAGAATCAAGGGCAGCGAGTGAAAGTGAAGCTAGCGAATTAGAAGATTCATCATCAGATTCAGCTAGTGAGTCAACAGATCGTTCTAGCAATGGATCAACTAGTGCATCAGATGATGAATCAGCATCATCTGGTGAGGCTAGTCAGGTTGAAAGTACTGATGCACAAGCAGCATCTTCTAATGTCGAAATGGGTGCAACAAGTGGAAATTCAGTTGTTGAATCAGGAAGTGAATAA
- the murG gene encoding undecaprenyldiphospho-muramoylpentapeptide beta-N-acetylglucosaminyltransferase, with translation MRILLSGGGTGGHIYPALALRKQILAQYPDAEFLYVGTEGGLESRIVPNEGVDFKTIQIQGIKRSFSLDNARTVYYMFDSIRKAKQIVRDFNPDVAIGTGGYVCAPVLYAAARTGVPSIIHEQNSVAGMTNKFLAPFMAKIAICFEDVAKDFKRYANKVVFTGNPRAQEVASISDKADLTTYGLENGKPTVLIFGGSRGALRINETVKEAIPAFIEKDYQVLIASGDTYYEEFQEAFTDFNEWGNVQIVSYINNMPALFNTIDLVVCRSGATTMTELTALGTPSILIPSPNVTANHQEMNARSLVKHDGARMILENDLNVKGFLAEIDGLMADKNERDRIATNALNQGVPDAGDRLIKIIETLVK, from the coding sequence ATGCGAATTTTACTTTCCGGTGGTGGGACTGGGGGGCATATCTACCCAGCCTTGGCCCTAAGAAAACAAATTTTAGCGCAATATCCGGATGCAGAATTTCTGTATGTGGGGACTGAAGGCGGTTTGGAATCAAGAATCGTGCCTAATGAAGGCGTCGATTTCAAAACTATCCAAATTCAAGGAATCAAACGGTCATTCTCTTTAGATAATGCCAGAACAGTTTATTACATGTTTGACAGTATACGTAAGGCAAAGCAAATCGTCCGCGATTTTAATCCGGATGTAGCGATTGGCACAGGTGGTTATGTCTGTGCGCCGGTTTTATATGCAGCTGCACGTACAGGTGTGCCAAGTATTATCCATGAACAAAATTCCGTTGCCGGGATGACCAATAAGTTTTTAGCGCCTTTTATGGCAAAAATAGCTATTTGCTTTGAGGATGTAGCGAAAGATTTTAAACGATACGCTAACAAAGTAGTTTTCACAGGTAATCCGCGCGCCCAAGAGGTAGCGTCAATTTCAGACAAGGCAGATTTAACTACTTATGGTCTAGAAAACGGCAAGCCAACAGTATTGATTTTCGGTGGTAGTCGTGGCGCTTTACGGATCAACGAAACTGTTAAAGAAGCTATTCCGGCCTTTATCGAAAAAGATTATCAAGTATTGATCGCTTCAGGGGATACTTATTACGAAGAATTCCAAGAAGCATTTACGGACTTTAACGAGTGGGGCAATGTCCAAATTGTTTCTTACATCAATAACATGCCAGCCTTGTTCAACACCATTGACCTAGTTGTGTGTCGTTCAGGTGCAACAACAATGACTGAATTAACCGCTTTGGGGACACCGTCTATTTTGATTCCAAGCCCTAATGTAACAGCCAACCATCAGGAAATGAATGCGCGCTCTTTAGTGAAACACGATGGGGCCCGCATGATTTTAGAAAACGACTTAAATGTTAAGGGATTTCTAGCTGAAATTGATGGCTTAATGGCTGACAAAAATGAACGGGACCGAATTGCGACGAATGCCCTGAACCAAGGGGTGCCAGATGCGGGTGACCGTTTAATCAAGATTATTGAAACGCTTGTGAAATAG
- a CDS encoding DUF3397 family protein: MAFKWSEILFYLLPIVSLLLVGTVGKPYLYFNKRIKFAPIDVVFPILLVCLHFISKDLLLFSIIPHLVVVISLLAIGVLVWRFVRNQEVIVGKFYRMLVNIAFSFTFILYMLVTICRIIQVVTM, encoded by the coding sequence ATGGCTTTCAAATGGAGCGAAATACTGTTTTATCTACTACCCATCGTGAGCTTATTGCTTGTGGGTACAGTTGGAAAACCTTACCTCTACTTTAATAAGCGGATTAAATTTGCACCGATTGATGTGGTTTTTCCCATTCTTTTGGTTTGCCTCCACTTTATTTCCAAGGATTTATTATTATTTTCAATTATTCCCCACTTAGTGGTTGTGATTTCCTTGTTAGCGATTGGTGTTTTAGTTTGGCGTTTTGTGAGAAATCAAGAAGTTATTGTTGGAAAATTCTACCGCATGCTGGTAAATATTGCCTTCTCCTTTACGTTCATTCTTTATATGCTGGTAACCATCTGCCGAATTATTCAAGTAGTGACAATGTAA
- the rsmH gene encoding 16S rRNA (cytosine(1402)-N(4))-methyltransferase RsmH, with amino-acid sequence MANEFHHISVLLNESVDGLAIKPNGIYVDCTLGGAGHSSKIAAALSDEGRLIAFDQDLVAIGNAEKVLAAEIESGKVTLVHNNFRHIQSELEKMGITGVDGILYDLGVSSPQLDEIERGFSYHQDAPLDMRMDQTQALTAETIINDWEYNDLVRIFYRYGEEKFSKQIARKIEQRRADHRITRTEELVDIVKEAIPAPARRKGGHPAKRIFQAVRIAVNDELGAIEDSLEQALNLLNVGGRVSAISFQSLEDRIVKQMFKDASTGEELPANLPVINADIEAPFKLVNRKPIYASEEELAYNSRAQSAKLRIIERIK; translated from the coding sequence ATGGCAAATGAATTCCATCATATCTCAGTGTTGTTAAACGAATCAGTAGACGGATTGGCAATCAAACCCAACGGTATTTATGTTGATTGTACTTTGGGTGGTGCTGGACATAGTTCTAAAATCGCAGCAGCCCTATCTGACGAAGGTCGTTTAATCGCCTTTGATCAGGATTTAGTGGCCATTGGCAATGCCGAGAAAGTATTGGCAGCGGAAATTGAAAGTGGGAAAGTGACCCTTGTTCACAATAATTTCAGACATATCCAGTCAGAACTTGAAAAAATGGGTATTACCGGTGTAGACGGTATCTTGTATGACCTTGGCGTGAGCTCGCCACAATTAGATGAGATTGAACGCGGATTTTCATACCATCAAGATGCACCATTAGACATGCGTATGGACCAAACTCAAGCATTAACAGCAGAAACTATTATTAATGACTGGGAATACAATGATCTTGTACGTATTTTTTACCGCTACGGAGAAGAAAAATTCTCTAAGCAAATTGCCCGTAAAATCGAGCAAAGAAGAGCGGATCACCGGATTACGCGTACGGAAGAATTAGTGGACATCGTTAAAGAAGCTATTCCTGCACCGGCCCGCCGTAAGGGTGGACATCCGGCTAAACGGATTTTCCAAGCAGTGCGTATTGCAGTCAACGATGAATTAGGCGCAATTGAAGACTCACTAGAGCAAGCATTGAATTTATTGAATGTTGGCGGACGTGTATCGGCGATTTCTTTTCAATCATTAGAAGACCGCATTGTGAAGCAAATGTTCAAGGACGCTTCAACAGGCGAGGAATTACCGGCTAATTTACCAGTGATTAATGCGGATATTGAAGCGCCATTTAAATTGGTCAATAGAAAACCAATTTACGCCAGTGAAGAAGAGTTGGCCTATAACTCACGCGCACAAAGTGCTAAGTTACGTATAATCGAACGCATTAAATAG